One region of Agelaius phoeniceus isolate bAgePho1 chromosome W unlocalized genomic scaffold, bAgePho1.hap1 SUPER_W_unloc_1, whole genome shotgun sequence genomic DNA includes:
- the LOC143692523 gene encoding olfactory receptor 14I1-like: MSNSSSIRHFLLLALADTRQLQLLHFCLLLGISLAALLGNGLIISAVACGHHLHTPMFFFLLNLALADLGSICTTVPKAMHNSLWDTSNISYTGCAAQVFLTFFFLGSELAVLTIMCYDRYVSICKPLHYGTLLGSRACAHMAAAAWASAFLYSLIHTANTFSLPLCHGNALGQFFCEIPQILKLSCSKSQLRELGLLAVSACLALGCFMFIVFSYVQIFRAVLRIPSEQGRHKAFSTCLPHLAVVSLFLSTIIFAHVKSPSISSPSLDLALAVLYSVVPPALNPLIYSLRNQELKAAVWRLMTGWFHKH; encoded by the coding sequence atgtccaacagcagctccatcaggcacttcctcctgctggcattggcagacacgcggcagctgcagctcctgcacttctgcctcttgctgggcatctccctggctgccctcctgggcaacggcctcatcatcagcgccgtagcctgcggccaccacctgcacacgcccatgttcttcttcctgctcaacctggcccttgctgacctgggctccatctgcaccactgtccccaaagctatgcacaattccctctgggacaccagcaacatctcctacactggatgtgctgcacaggtctttctgactttcttcttccttggaTCAGAGCTTGCcgtcctgaccatcatgtgctacgaccgctacgtgtccatctgcaaacccctgcactatgggaccctcctgggcagcagagcttgtgcccacatggcagcagctgcctgggccagtgcctttctttATTCACTGAttcacacggccaatacattttccctgcccctgtgccatggcaatgccctgggccagttcttctgtgaaatcccacagatcctcaagctctcctgctccaaatcccagcTCAGGGAACTGGGACTTCTTGCTGTTAGTGCCTGTTTAGCACTTGGTTGTTTcatgttcattgttttctcctatgtgcagatcttcagggctgtgctgaggatcccctctgagcagggacggcacaaagccttttccacctgcctccctcacctggccgtggtctccctgttcctcagcactatTATCTTTGCTCACGTGAAGTCCCCCTCTATCTCCTCTCCATCGCTGGATCTGGCACTGGCAGTTTTGTattcggtggtgcctccagccctgaaccccctcatctacagcctgaggaaccaggagctcaaggctgcagtgtggagactgatgactggatggtttcacaAACATTAA